One Megalopta genalis isolate 19385.01 chromosome 5, iyMegGena1_principal, whole genome shotgun sequence DNA window includes the following coding sequences:
- the LOC117219834 gene encoding D-altritol 5-dehydrogenase isoform X3 — protein sequence MEYLSFDVTNKTLSLKRAEVPTPKPNEVCVRVAFAGVCGTDLHILEGAFPCKKEGSLTLGHEFSGVIQSVGSEVKAFKVGQKVVVDPNNGCNKCECCHKGTYQFCSTGGLNSTIGIYKDGGWATHALVPDTQVYAVPDDVELHKAALTEPLSCLAHGWDKINPVNVGLNVLVIGAGIIGLLWTCLLHLRGLRKTVTVSEPHEKRRSMVSKLDLDFETKTPDQLKEGYDLIVDCSGSGPAMQASLPLLRSGGRLCVFGVASPQTKFTIEPYQVIAGGG from the exons ATGGAGTATTTGAGCTTCGATGTGACGAACAAGACGCTCTCGTTGAAGAGAGCCGAGGTTCCAACACCGAAACCGAATGAAGTTTGTGTTAGAGTAGCGTTCGCCGGCGTCTGTGGGACCGATCTTCACATTCTAGAA GGAGCGTTTCCTTGCAAGAAAGAAGGCTCGTTGACGCTCGGCCACGAATTTTCGGGCGTGATCCAGTCGGTCGGATCGGAGGTCAAAGCTTTCAAGGTTGGACAAAAAGTGGTGGTCGACCCGAACAACGGTTGCAACAAGTGCGAGTGTTGTCACAAAGGGACTTACCAATTCTGCAGCACCGGTGGCTTAAATAGCACCATAGGCATTTACAAAGATGGCGGATGGGCCACTCACGCCCTCGTGCCCGACACACAG GTCTACGCGGTGCCCGATGACGTCGAGCTGCACAAAGCCGCCCTCACCGAGCCCCTCTCTTGCTTGGCCCACGGATGGGACAAGATTAACCCAGTCAACGTCGGTCTTAATGTGCTCGTAATTGGCGCTGGAATAATTGGCCTTTTGTGGACCTGCCTGTTACATTTACGCGGCCTCAGGAAAACCGTAACGGTCAGCGAACCTCACGAGAAACGGCGCAGCATGGTGTCCAAACTCG ATTTGGATTTCGAAACGAAGACTCCGGATCAATTGAAGGAAGGGTACGATTTAATTGTCGACTGCAGTGGCTCGGGACCAGCTATGCAGGCATCCCTGCCGTTGTTGAGATCCGGCGGCCGTTTATGCGTCTTTGGCGTTGCCAGTCCTCAGACGAAGTTCACCATCGAGCCGTACCAG GTGATTGCTGGTGGAGGATAG
- the Lac gene encoding septate junction protein lachesin isoform X2: MKTVYTVLVFVLLQTVKGQRTPTISYISQEQIKDIGETVEFRCSVQYAQDYPVIWTKINKDMANEQLPLSHSSSLIIRDTRFALRYDEATSTFILQVKDIQETDAGFYQCKVLISSNTFVTANVELQVRRPPVISDNSTRAVVVSEGQPVQLDCYAGGFPSPRISWRRENNAILPTGGSIYRGNTLKIPSIRKEDRGTYYCVAENGVGRGIGRNINVEVEFAPVITAPRPRLGQALQYDMDLECHVEAYPPPAITWYKDNTQLSNNQHYSISHFATADQYTDTTIRVITIEKRQFGEYVCRAANKLGTAETKVDLFETTVPVCPPACDRARYGAGVVPLSSGPLIVLVLMLTVVMRNLHAKY, translated from the exons ATGAAGACTGTTTATACAGTTCTGGTGTTTGTCCTTTTACAAACAG TAAAGGGTCAACGTACACCAACAATATCTTACATTTCTCAAGAACAAATTAAAGATATTGGGGAAACTGTAGAATTTCGTTGCTCCGTTCAATATGCACAAGATTATCCAGTTATATGGACAAAAATTAATAAGGACATGGCCAATGAACAGCTTCCACTTTCGCATAGTAGTTCTTTAATTATCAGGGACACTAGATTTGCCCTCAGATACGACGAGGCAACGTCTACCTTTATATTGCAG GTGAAAGACATACAAGAGACAGATGCAGGCTTTTATCAATGTAAAGTTTTAATatcttcgaatacttttgtaacTGCTAATGTTGAACTGCAAGTCCGCAGACCACCCGTTATAAGCGATAATTCAACCAGAGCAGTTGTTGTTAGCGAGGGGCAACCTGTGCAACTAGATTGTTATGCTGGTGGCTTTCCTTCACCCAGAATTTCATGGCGTAGGGAAAATAATGCCATCTTACCAACTGGTGGATCAATTTATCG tGGCAACACATTGAAGATTCCTTCCATTCGCAAAGAAGATCGTGGAACTTACTACTGTGTCGCAGAAAATGGTGTAGGACGCGGAATTGGACGTAATATTAATGTTGAAGTTGAATTTGCACCTGTGATTACAGCACCTAGACCACGTCTTGGTCAAGCCTTACAGTACGATATGGACTTAGAATGTCACGTAGAGGCCTATCCTCCACCAGCAATCACCTGGTACAAGGACAACACGCAATTATCCAACAATCAGCATTATAGTATATCACATTTTGCGACGGCCGATCAATATACCGATACAACGATTAGAGTAATCACCATTGAGAAGAGACAATTCGGAGAGTATGTGTGCAGAGCTGCTAATAAGTTAGGTACTGCAGAAACGAAGGTTGATCTGTTCG AAACAACTGTCCCTGTGTGTCCACCAGCTTGTGATCGAGCCCGTTATGGGGCAGGAGTAGTACCATTATCTTCAGGACCTTTGATAGTCTTAGTTTTAATGCTTACAGTTGTTATGAG AAATCTCCACGCCAAATATTAA
- the Lac gene encoding septate junction protein lachesin isoform X1 encodes MKTVYTVLVFVLLQTGKELQVKGQRTPTISYISQEQIKDIGETVEFRCSVQYAQDYPVIWTKINKDMANEQLPLSHSSSLIIRDTRFALRYDEATSTFILQVKDIQETDAGFYQCKVLISSNTFVTANVELQVRRPPVISDNSTRAVVVSEGQPVQLDCYAGGFPSPRISWRRENNAILPTGGSIYRGNTLKIPSIRKEDRGTYYCVAENGVGRGIGRNINVEVEFAPVITAPRPRLGQALQYDMDLECHVEAYPPPAITWYKDNTQLSNNQHYSISHFATADQYTDTTIRVITIEKRQFGEYVCRAANKLGTAETKVDLFETTVPVCPPACDRARYGAGVVPLSSGPLIVLVLMLTVVMRNLHAKY; translated from the exons ATGAAGACTGTTTATACAGTTCTGGTGTTTGTCCTTTTACAAACAGGTAAAGAGCTACAAG TAAAGGGTCAACGTACACCAACAATATCTTACATTTCTCAAGAACAAATTAAAGATATTGGGGAAACTGTAGAATTTCGTTGCTCCGTTCAATATGCACAAGATTATCCAGTTATATGGACAAAAATTAATAAGGACATGGCCAATGAACAGCTTCCACTTTCGCATAGTAGTTCTTTAATTATCAGGGACACTAGATTTGCCCTCAGATACGACGAGGCAACGTCTACCTTTATATTGCAG GTGAAAGACATACAAGAGACAGATGCAGGCTTTTATCAATGTAAAGTTTTAATatcttcgaatacttttgtaacTGCTAATGTTGAACTGCAAGTCCGCAGACCACCCGTTATAAGCGATAATTCAACCAGAGCAGTTGTTGTTAGCGAGGGGCAACCTGTGCAACTAGATTGTTATGCTGGTGGCTTTCCTTCACCCAGAATTTCATGGCGTAGGGAAAATAATGCCATCTTACCAACTGGTGGATCAATTTATCG tGGCAACACATTGAAGATTCCTTCCATTCGCAAAGAAGATCGTGGAACTTACTACTGTGTCGCAGAAAATGGTGTAGGACGCGGAATTGGACGTAATATTAATGTTGAAGTTGAATTTGCACCTGTGATTACAGCACCTAGACCACGTCTTGGTCAAGCCTTACAGTACGATATGGACTTAGAATGTCACGTAGAGGCCTATCCTCCACCAGCAATCACCTGGTACAAGGACAACACGCAATTATCCAACAATCAGCATTATAGTATATCACATTTTGCGACGGCCGATCAATATACCGATACAACGATTAGAGTAATCACCATTGAGAAGAGACAATTCGGAGAGTATGTGTGCAGAGCTGCTAATAAGTTAGGTACTGCAGAAACGAAGGTTGATCTGTTCG AAACAACTGTCCCTGTGTGTCCACCAGCTTGTGATCGAGCCCGTTATGGGGCAGGAGTAGTACCATTATCTTCAGGACCTTTGATAGTCTTAGTTTTAATGCTTACAGTTGTTATGAG AAATCTCCACGCCAAATATTAA
- the LOC117219834 gene encoding D-altritol 5-dehydrogenase isoform X1 — translation MEYLSFDVTNKTLSLKRAEVPTPKPNEVCVRVAFAGVCGTDLHILEGAFPCKKEGSLTLGHEFSGVIQSVGSEVKAFKVGQKVVVDPNNGCNKCECCHKGTYQFCSTGGLNSTIGIYKDGGWATHALVPDTQVYAVPDDVELHKAALTEPLSCLAHGWDKINPVNVGLNVLVIGAGIIGLLWTCLLHLRGLRKTVTVSEPHEKRRSMVSKLDLDFETKTPDQLKEGYDLIVDCSGSGPAMQASLPLLRSGGRLCVFGVASPQTKFTIEPYQIFKKELSIIGVNINPFTFPEGLALLRAMSDKYLDFNKLGIKVYALSQYREALQALKTGEISKAVFKL, via the exons ATGGAGTATTTGAGCTTCGATGTGACGAACAAGACGCTCTCGTTGAAGAGAGCCGAGGTTCCAACACCGAAACCGAATGAAGTTTGTGTTAGAGTAGCGTTCGCCGGCGTCTGTGGGACCGATCTTCACATTCTAGAA GGAGCGTTTCCTTGCAAGAAAGAAGGCTCGTTGACGCTCGGCCACGAATTTTCGGGCGTGATCCAGTCGGTCGGATCGGAGGTCAAAGCTTTCAAGGTTGGACAAAAAGTGGTGGTCGACCCGAACAACGGTTGCAACAAGTGCGAGTGTTGTCACAAAGGGACTTACCAATTCTGCAGCACCGGTGGCTTAAATAGCACCATAGGCATTTACAAAGATGGCGGATGGGCCACTCACGCCCTCGTGCCCGACACACAG GTCTACGCGGTGCCCGATGACGTCGAGCTGCACAAAGCCGCCCTCACCGAGCCCCTCTCTTGCTTGGCCCACGGATGGGACAAGATTAACCCAGTCAACGTCGGTCTTAATGTGCTCGTAATTGGCGCTGGAATAATTGGCCTTTTGTGGACCTGCCTGTTACATTTACGCGGCCTCAGGAAAACCGTAACGGTCAGCGAACCTCACGAGAAACGGCGCAGCATGGTGTCCAAACTCG ATTTGGATTTCGAAACGAAGACTCCGGATCAATTGAAGGAAGGGTACGATTTAATTGTCGACTGCAGTGGCTCGGGACCAGCTATGCAGGCATCCCTGCCGTTGTTGAGATCCGGCGGCCGTTTATGCGTCTTTGGCGTTGCCAGTCCTCAGACGAAGTTCACCATCGAGCCGTACCAG ATTTTCAAGAAAGAGTTAAGCATTATCGGGGTAAACATAAATCCTTTCACATTCCCGGAAGGTTTGGCTCTGCTGAGAGCGATGTCCGATAAATATCTTGATTTCAATAAGTTAGGTATTAAGGTATACGCTTTGTCTCAGTATCGCGAGGCTTTGCAAGCACTGAAAACTGGGGAGATCAGCAAAGCGGTGTTTAAGTTATAA
- the Lac gene encoding septate junction protein lachesin isoform X3, whose protein sequence is MKTVYTVLVFVLLQTGKELQVKGQRTPTISYISQEQIKDIGETVEFRCSVQYAQDYPVIWTKINKDMANEQLPLSHSSSLIIRDTRFALRYDEATSTFILQVKDIQETDAGFYQCKVLISSNTFVTANVELQVRRPPVISDNSTRAVVVSEGQPVQLDCYAGGFPSPRISWRRENNAILPTGGSIYRGNTLKIPSIRKEDRGTYYCVAENGVGRGIGRNINVEVEFAPVITAPRPRLGQALQYDMDLECHVEAYPPPAITWYKDNTQLSNNQHYSISHFATADQYTDTTIRVITIEKRQFGEYVCRAANKLGTAETKVDLFEISTPNINYSGLRWAAASRCHLSEWLLIVLWLIILNRY, encoded by the exons ATGAAGACTGTTTATACAGTTCTGGTGTTTGTCCTTTTACAAACAGGTAAAGAGCTACAAG TAAAGGGTCAACGTACACCAACAATATCTTACATTTCTCAAGAACAAATTAAAGATATTGGGGAAACTGTAGAATTTCGTTGCTCCGTTCAATATGCACAAGATTATCCAGTTATATGGACAAAAATTAATAAGGACATGGCCAATGAACAGCTTCCACTTTCGCATAGTAGTTCTTTAATTATCAGGGACACTAGATTTGCCCTCAGATACGACGAGGCAACGTCTACCTTTATATTGCAG GTGAAAGACATACAAGAGACAGATGCAGGCTTTTATCAATGTAAAGTTTTAATatcttcgaatacttttgtaacTGCTAATGTTGAACTGCAAGTCCGCAGACCACCCGTTATAAGCGATAATTCAACCAGAGCAGTTGTTGTTAGCGAGGGGCAACCTGTGCAACTAGATTGTTATGCTGGTGGCTTTCCTTCACCCAGAATTTCATGGCGTAGGGAAAATAATGCCATCTTACCAACTGGTGGATCAATTTATCG tGGCAACACATTGAAGATTCCTTCCATTCGCAAAGAAGATCGTGGAACTTACTACTGTGTCGCAGAAAATGGTGTAGGACGCGGAATTGGACGTAATATTAATGTTGAAGTTGAATTTGCACCTGTGATTACAGCACCTAGACCACGTCTTGGTCAAGCCTTACAGTACGATATGGACTTAGAATGTCACGTAGAGGCCTATCCTCCACCAGCAATCACCTGGTACAAGGACAACACGCAATTATCCAACAATCAGCATTATAGTATATCACATTTTGCGACGGCCGATCAATATACCGATACAACGATTAGAGTAATCACCATTGAGAAGAGACAATTCGGAGAGTATGTGTGCAGAGCTGCTAATAAGTTAGGTACTGCAGAAACGAAGGTTGATCTGTTCG AAATCTCCACGCCAAATATTAACTACTCGGGCCTACGGTGGGCAGCAGCAAGTCGATGCCACTTGTCTGAATGGCTGCTAATAGTACTATGGCTCATCATTCTCAATAGATACTAG
- the LOC117219832 gene encoding uncharacterized protein LOC117219832 — MSVVEQSPRGQEIIVPPSLPLILKQFCKAAIRTQPYDLLKWSSSYFRALAEGEEPPTKLRLEYPPPSTASGLTLGFLQILLRQFGDYNKTLPVETILWRWDCLCLDRRDLNLIMMIGKFRRRCQVKKFLAVAVGLLGSSLFETMVLVCELFTHEPEGGSAMVPVTLFMELYGYLAGLRCDGSARSSSDDDPTEFIVFNESTGSGSLASQDLSEGKFFVERICSVASQDTEADVNLDLELVSKGDAESSRSDITANLSDSYTGRRKMTDEKTEQESSSEGTLKVECNNETSGADVESNKKLQLTDEKRSNKSGNTSEKEATGSNTPEENASRSRRITSADEKKRRKRILDSKLLKYYPDIPGIGPRLSAEEVATVAVWMSECARVQEGMVGPRNLRHMNCPPLDRQQSSSS; from the exons ATGTCCGTCGTCGAACAGTCGCCCCGCGGTCAGGAAATCATTGTTCCGCCGAGTTTGCCGCTGATTTTGAAGCAGTTCTGCAAGGCTGCCATTCGAACGCAGCCTTACGATTTATTGAAGTGGTCGAGCTCGTATTTTCGAGCGTTGGCGGAGGGCGAGGAACCGCCGACGAAGCTCCGACTCGAGTATCCACCCCCGAGCACCGCCTCCGGATTGACGCTCggtttcctccagattttgctCCGACAGTTCGGAG ATTACAACAAAACGTTGCCCGTCGAAACGATACTATGGCGATGGGATTGTTTGTGCTTGGACCGAagggatttgaacctgatcatGATGATCGGGAAATTCCGGCGACGGTGTCAAGTGAAAAAGTTCCTGGCCGTGGCCGTAGGACTTTTGGGATCCAGCCTGTTCGAAACGATGGTCTTGGTTTGCGAATTGTTCACCCATGAACCGGAAGGCGGATCGGCCATGGTTCCTGTTACATTGTTTATGGAGCTGTACGG ATACTTAGCAGGACTTCGGTGCGACGGAAGCGCGAGGAGTTCCTCGGACGACGATCCAACGGAATTCATCGTGTTCAACGAGTCGACTGGATCTGGATCATTGGCGAGCCAGGATCTCAGCGAGGGCAAATTTTTCGTGGAGCGAATCTGCTCGGTCGCCAGCCAGGACACCGAAGCGGACGTGAATCTGGATTTGGAGTTGGTGTCGAAGGGGGACGCCGAATCTTCTAGAA GTGATATAACGGCAAATTTAAGCGACAGTTACACTGGCCGCAGGAAGATGACCGACGAGAAGACGGAACAGGAGTCGTCCAGCGAAGGAACGTTGAAAGTGGAGTGCAACAATGAGACTTCCGGCGCCGATGTTGAATCGAATAAGAAGCTCCAGCTGACCGATGAGAAAAGGTCGAACAAGAGCGGAAATACGTCCGAGAAAGAGGCAACCGGTAGCAATACTCCGGAGGAAAATGCCAGCAGAAGTCGAAGGATTACGAGCGCGGAcgagaagaagagaagaaagaGGATCCTGGACTCGAAGCTTCTCAAATATTATCCGGACATTCCTG GCATCGGACCTCGGCTTTCGGCCGAAGAGGTGGCCACTGTCGCAGTATGGATGAGCGAGTGTGCAAGAGTACAGGAAGGTATGGTTGGTCCACGAAATCTTCGGCATATGAATTGTCCTCCTTTAGACAGGCAACAAAGCTCGAGCTCTTGA
- the LOC117219834 gene encoding D-altritol 5-dehydrogenase isoform X2 — MEYLSFDVTNKTLSLKRAEVPTPKPNEVCVRVAFAGVCGTDLHILEGAFPCKKEGSLTLGHEFSGVIQSVGSEVKAFKVGQKVVVDPNNGCNKCECCHKGTYQFCSTGGLNSTIGIYKDGGWATHALVPDTQVYAVPDDVELHKAALTEPLSCLAHGWDKINPVNVGLNVLVIGAGIIGLLWTCLLHLRGLRKTVTVSEPHEKRRSMVSKLDLDFETKTPDQLKEGYDLIVDCSGSGPAMQASLPLLRSGGRLCVFGVASPQTKFTIEPYQTTEPREMTTIALRTAV; from the exons ATGGAGTATTTGAGCTTCGATGTGACGAACAAGACGCTCTCGTTGAAGAGAGCCGAGGTTCCAACACCGAAACCGAATGAAGTTTGTGTTAGAGTAGCGTTCGCCGGCGTCTGTGGGACCGATCTTCACATTCTAGAA GGAGCGTTTCCTTGCAAGAAAGAAGGCTCGTTGACGCTCGGCCACGAATTTTCGGGCGTGATCCAGTCGGTCGGATCGGAGGTCAAAGCTTTCAAGGTTGGACAAAAAGTGGTGGTCGACCCGAACAACGGTTGCAACAAGTGCGAGTGTTGTCACAAAGGGACTTACCAATTCTGCAGCACCGGTGGCTTAAATAGCACCATAGGCATTTACAAAGATGGCGGATGGGCCACTCACGCCCTCGTGCCCGACACACAG GTCTACGCGGTGCCCGATGACGTCGAGCTGCACAAAGCCGCCCTCACCGAGCCCCTCTCTTGCTTGGCCCACGGATGGGACAAGATTAACCCAGTCAACGTCGGTCTTAATGTGCTCGTAATTGGCGCTGGAATAATTGGCCTTTTGTGGACCTGCCTGTTACATTTACGCGGCCTCAGGAAAACCGTAACGGTCAGCGAACCTCACGAGAAACGGCGCAGCATGGTGTCCAAACTCG ATTTGGATTTCGAAACGAAGACTCCGGATCAATTGAAGGAAGGGTACGATTTAATTGTCGACTGCAGTGGCTCGGGACCAGCTATGCAGGCATCCCTGCCGTTGTTGAGATCCGGCGGCCGTTTATGCGTCTTTGGCGTTGCCAGTCCTCAGACGAAGTTCACCATCGAGCCGTACCAG ACGACGGAGCCCCGCGAAATGACAACAATCGCACTCCGCACAGCGGTATAG